A segment of the Lolium perenne isolate Kyuss_39 chromosome 3, Kyuss_2.0, whole genome shotgun sequence genome:
GGGACGACACAACAACGGGAGGAGAGGAACGGATTCGGTCGGGTCGCTAGCTTCGGTTCGATTAGCACAGGGCTATTTTTGTCCGTGCCTGAGAATTTTGACGGAACATTGTGACGGAACAAACGGCGATGTCACAGGAGGAAACAAATTAAGGCAAGATGTCATATAGGGAAGAAATTTTGGGCCAGTGTCAAATAAGGAACTTGATTTTAAGAGAGTGTCATAAAAGGAATTTTctctaaaccttgggtgatccacttaagggaaacttgctgctgttctacaaacatctgctcttggaggcccaacactgtctacaggaatagaagcgtgcgtagacatcatagaTCCATTCTAGATCGGATTGAGATTGGTCAAACTGTCTGATTTTACTGTATATGCAAACAGGGAAGAGTTTTTTATGATGTGGTTTTGCATGTTGTGATTGTTGTGCCAAAGATTAAGCTGAGTAGCCTAGTTTGTTCAGACCCGAGCGCAAGACGAGCTAGACGATTTGAATAACGAGGTTGCTCTGCTCAAGGAAGTGTAGAGAACTCAAGCAAAAATTATAAGGTGTAAGAAACAGGAATGGGAGGCAGAAAGAAAGGTGTTATTGGCTGAAAAGAAAAAGTTAGAGTATGACATATCTGATCCGCTCCAAGTGAATTTTGCAAACAAGAAAAGGCTCAAGAAAATCAGAGCTATTTGTGATGAGTGATGAATCTGTTGGAGATGTAGTGTAGGAGATTCTGCTAATGGTTGATCTAGATAGAATTTGTAATGTACACTAAGTAGCATTTGTAATATACACTAAGTATCACTTCTAATGCACTCTACCCTCTATTTGAACTGGTACTTGTGTTGTTTGTGAGTGAACTAGGCCGATGATTATAACTAGGGATCATAGTAAGGAGAGATGATTGATCGGAACCTATGACATTAGTGAACATGACCACACCATTGGTTTTGATTGAAGATCTCTTCCATATGTCCTCATACTATGAGGCTTATGTTACATTTCTTTGCATGTTTCTGCCTCTTCAATTTTGCATTGGCAAAAGATTCAAGTATGGCACAATAGAAGGCAAGGTGCTGCCGtcaaacttagtcgtgtgtgACATATtccttgcacactagacttagtttgcggaTATGCCCTTTGCCTGCCGGTGTGACCCAATGTATGAGGTCTATTTTTGGTTTGTCTTCCGCGTTTGGTCAATGATTCAAGTATGGCACAATGGAAGGCAAGGTtgtgccctcaaacttagtcgtgtgtgGCACTTtccttgcacactagacttagttttggGACAGTCCATTTGCCTACCGTGTGACCCAATGTATGAGACATCTGTTGGTTTTTCttctgcattggccaatgatttaAATATGAAACTGTGAAAGCTAAGATggtgccctcaaacttagtcacgTGTGCCACATTCGTTGCACAGTACACTTAGTTTGTGGCCACTCCCTTTAGTTGCCTTGTGACCCAATGTATGAGGCCTTTTCTGCTTCTGCAATTCTGCATTGACCAATGATTTAaatatggcactatggaaggCAAGGTGTTGCTctcaaacttagtcgtgtgtgtCGCATTTCTTGCACATTAGACTTAGTTTGTGGACAGTCCCTTGAGCTGTCGTGTGACCCAATATATGAGGCTTCGCTAATGTTTTTATGTGCTTGTTCATCTAGTTGTGAGCAGCCACCTCTAACGACATGTGCTTTTGGTGCAGAGTGAGAAGATCCAGCTTGGGGCACCTGCAGAGGTTCCCAGCGAGGGACCGTCTAAGAAGTGTCGAGGAAGGAAGGCTAACGTCATCCACATCCACGAAGACGTAGGGTTGGACCACTTCCTCTAGATCATCTTCAAGCCCACCTTCGGGAAGCTCCTAATCCCTACCAAGTTCCTCAAGTGGTTCGGACCCATCCCTTTGAACATCATCGTATGCAGCAACATTGGCTGCAGCTGGAGGATGACTACGAGGAAAGAAGGCAACGACGCATTCATCGACCAAGGGTGGGCAGCCTTCACCATCGCCCATTAGCTCAAGATAGGCCAGTTCCTCACCTTGAAGAAGGTGTCCTCTTTCGAGTACAGtgtggtcatcttcgaccacACCTGCACTGAGGTGATGACCAGGTGCCCGGACCATGGTGATGCCACCAGGTGTGTTTTCTTCGAAGAAGAAGTCTGAAGCTCTGCTGGTATTGTGCCGTTGCTGGTATTATGTATCTCCTATCCAATGGTGTTGTGTTTGAACTATGGTGTCTGAACATGTGTCATATCGTGTCGAGTACTAAATCTATTTCGTGTCGTCTATGATCTTTCTAGTATCTTGCATTGTGTGCTTGCTTGTACGCTATTGATCACTGGTAACCTTATCAATGAAGGGAAGAGGTAACCAAAAGCTGATTTTGGGTTGCAACCAAATAGCAGCATTCACGTTTTGGGCTGCTACTTGACCTCAAAACCGACCTACCAAACGGCCAAAGCTCAAATCTCCACGGAACAGAAAAAACTCTTCGCGGCCTACCAAACGACAGGCCATTTCTGACCCGTGGCCCGTCAGAAATGTGTGCGTTATTTTCACTGGCGAGGTAGTGCAGAAAATCAGCCAGGCTACCAAACAGGCTCCTTATGAACGCAACAAAAAAAAGGAACGAACGAAAGAAAACCCCCACTTCGCACCTTAGGCCTTGTTCGACAGAGGTAGATTTGTGTGTATTTTAGTGTATTAGCCACCGTGTTTTGGGTGAAAACACCTCAGTCACCCAATCCCCTCATATCCCTCTTCCATCCAGATCCGTATAATCCCTCTCTCCAAAACATTGGCTCATGGAGGAGGTTGGGTCGCCGGTGGTGCTTTTGGTGCAGGTACACGCTTCCTTCGGCGGCGGAGTTCGGTGGAGGTCCGCGGTGGTGTGCCGGCCCCCTCTGCTTCCCCAGATCAGGAGATCTGGTGGGAGCGCCATCCCCCTCCCGGGGTTCGCGTGGCGGCGGATCTGGGTTGACGATTTCGAAGCCGATGATGTTGAAGGAAGACGAAGATGCAGCTGGatttgggtggaggctccacggAGTTTGAGGTTCGGCGACTTCCCGTCCGTCAGGGGACGTCTTCTGATCCAAGGCTTGAAGGAAGACGCGGCGGCGGTGCGCCGCCGGCACGTCCTGCTCCATGCTGGCGTCCTTGTGTTGCAGAAGGACTGGATTGTATTTTTCATCTTTGTTGGGTTCCTTTCTGTAAGGTTCCTCCTTTAAtattactagttgaatgcccgtgcttcgccacggCCCGCTCAAAAAGAAAAATGATTGTTAAAAGCATTGATCAAATAATTGTTTTATATTTCGAACATATATGTCGACCGATGACACATGTTCATTCCCAAACAACAAATGTACCATCGACGTGATAAACGGTCTCGCATGTTTCTTGACTTATCTCTCTTTCGGGAAGCAAGAACCCTCTCATTctcttagggtgtgtttggttgtgAAATCGAGTAGAATGTTATGGAATCATTCCATGCCTAGAACCAATTCTTGTGTTTGGTTGTGGAGCAGGAACAGGACCAAGTGGTTACTCAAAAGGGGATATAGGTCTAAGGGCACGTACAATGGGGTGATGTCAGCCTTCCCTTCCgcttgccacatcagatttttgcttagttggaggagagagaatgaagggaaagaaggttgtcttcccttagctaagggatgaTCTCTTATGAAATAGGAGAAGACTATTTTTCCATTGTACGAATTTTCTTCCCTTAGTCACATAATTTCCTACTAAAAATAATTAATTATCATTTATTGTAAGGGATGACAATAAAAGATAATGCATTGTACCGATTATATTTATCATCCTCTCTAGATGACATGGACTACTAAGAGAAGATGTGTCTTccctaccattgtacatgccctaatataTCCGCAATGCGAAGGAAACCAAATTGGTGGAACCGCTCGCTAGTCACTACCCTCACCGAGTCGACCGAAAAATAATTGGCCTCTATCCTCACCCCGCACAGCCCAACTCCCTCTCAGACGAGCATGCGCGAGGAACTAAGGGCGGTGCGGTGGGAACAAGGGGAGGGGGCAGTTGGAACCAGGGGCCGTGGCGGCTTCTCACATGTGTGGTGGTGCTGGGAGAGGCGCGGTGGCAATAAAAATCATGCCCATCGGCGGGAATCAAGAAATCATTCCGTATCCATTTCGACCTTGGCACCTTTCCCACCGATTTTGCCTCTTTCAGCTCCGATTTTTGCAAGCTGAGAAGAACATGGTGCCCTTCTGTGATATGCTCAAGCCCACTTCGATTTTGAGAAAAAAATCAATAATATGCTCCAATACATGGAATGTTCAACAATATATGGTTATATATGCTGCTGCCCCATTTTTTCTATATGTGTGTCGTAGCTATTTATGATACAATACATGCATTGTAGATGGGCAAAATGATGGATAAAAAGAATTGAATGTAATGAATTTGGATTATTTCGGTGGCTTATTGCTGAAAGTTTGATTCGTATGGTGTTACCGCGTTGAAGGTAAGCTCACCATTGCTGCATCTTAAAGTAGTTTCCGAGTTTCCATTTCTTCATTTGGAATCTGGGCTCTTCTATCTCCGACTTATTTTTTTCTCTattctttacttatttcatttgAAAATATTTGGCTAACCACGAGAGACAAAATCATTGTGCATATATAGGTTGATTCAAGGAAAACAGATATTGACATTGACATTGACATGAGAACATTAAAATTATATCCTCACCTCCAGGAACAATAAATATAAATTATTCCAAGTTTGCAACAAGAATTTTTCTAGAGGTATATCTTCAATGCACTATGAATAACCATACATAGTACTGATTTTTTTCCCCAGTCCTACATCACCAGACTGAAAACAAAATGGAATCAAGTGTTTCTAAAGCATAACCCAATAAGAATCGCTAACAAATATATAGTTCTTGAAATTGCTTTGAAATATCTGTCTCACCAGAGGCATGCTCCTCTACAGCTATGGAGATGAACATCAGCTATACCTTGTAACACCTGAATGGAGAATCCTTCCAATCGTCACCCTCTTCAAACCGTGAGTACTATTATTAACAAAAAAAAGTTAAGTTAAACATTGGCTGATTAAATTGCCGTGTGTATGTATAAACTAAACTTCAGCAGTCAAAGAAAAAGGAACCAAGTCATCAGAGCATTCAGAAGTGAATTGGTCGAATGGATTGCATGCTTTGACTTGTAAACAAGATGCGCTTGATCCGAGCCATAGCGGAACCACGTTGACAGATTACACCATCAGAGACTGGCGCGGTGCTCCGTAACATCAGCTTCATCGATCAATCCAACCGGCTGATGTACATTGGGCAGGGGCCTATCCTCATTGTCGTCCATGCTCCTGGCCAAAGTGACCTCCTCGGAGCGTGTCACCACTCACCTCGCCGGCGTGCACATCTGCGTAGGCTAGATCTTCTAATGAGATGATATAGCACCTATGAATCTTATCAATTCCTGATAATACAAAAAATATAAAATACTAAGGAAGTAAATAGAGTAACTTGATTAATAATACACATGTTTTCTGCTTAATTCAGTAGTAGGATTTTACTTGGCCACTGACCAGTATGCTCACACAAACTTGTGAGATGATCCAGAAATAGACCTTCAAAAATAGTAATCTAGAAATACAAATGAAAAGTCTTTGACATACTTGCATTACCTTCTTAAACCCGTTTTTCAATAAGCAATGGACCAAttgatctcttcgccaaactactgTTTGTACACTATACTACTATCTCTACCAAATCGAGATGCTCGGCAACGATCTAGTAGATCTTGGCAAGCTAGAAGGCGGATGGGGCAGCCGGTAACCACACGCTAGAACTGTGCGACCTGTGTATGGCGTCCAGTCGGGGTTGACGTGACCTGCTGGTTCTGAATGGGACCTGTTGACGAAGCGCTAGGGTAGACGTCGCTAAGAACATGGTCTTGAATTGATCAGCGACCTGTGACTGCAGCTGTGAGCTGAGATCCCCCATCTTGGCCTCACAGAAAATGACATAGGTGTCAGATGGAGAGCTCTTGAAGGCACCTGGTTTGTAGATACAAACCGGATGTGAAATCGGAACAGAAGCTAACAGCATGAAGACTGGATGCCTCTCCCTTGCGTCGACACAACAGTGCCTGCCCGTGCCTTGTGAAGCCGAGTAGTTGCCGAGATGCGGCGATCTTGTGCTCTGCTCCGCCTATGTATCGAGATGTGGAAGGCGTATACATCGTTTCTGCCTCCGATTCCTCCtcttggccctcctctggtcccgccCCAGCTCCCGCGAGGTCCTCCTTGAAGAAGTCCGTCGGTGCATGTACAAGGCTGGAGAATTCAGGCGCACGGGGGCAATCACACGGGCACCGGCCGGTGGAGCTGGTACAGAGGTGCGCTGGCAACTTCCTACGGCGGGGGAACCGGAGGCGGGAGTTGGTTAGACATTTGCGATCACACTTTTGGGGTTGGGTAAATGGTTTGACTGTGGTGGCATTTGTTCCGTAAATAGGAGGAAGTGTGACATCAAGAGAAAGTGTGACATCAAGGGGAAGCGTGTGACATTACATGTTTCACTTTAATAGTAAAGATCTTGGTTTCCTCGAAAAAAAAAACATTGGCTCAACTAATGAGCGAAGCGTCCAAGCGTCTCAACTAATCAGCGATGTTTTCAACCGTTCCTGGTGCAGCCCGCCCAAAACGCGAGGGGAGTGGAGCGTTTTGTTTACACTCCAAACTGACGTGTTTCAGGGATTGCCCGGACTGACGCCTACCGAAAGTCTGAAACCGGCCGACCGAACGGCCCATTCGCGTTTTGTTGAGTTTTCAGATGGGGCGAGGATTATACTCAGCAAACCCTGCCGAACAAGCCCTTATCGGACCGGCCCACCGGTGGGAAGGCCTCCCTCCCCGTATTTGCCTGTTTCCCCTCGTCCGCGCCACTATAAGTTCGAAATCGCGTCTCGTTTTCCTCTTCCctgatccaatcccatcttgaaaACCCTAGATCCCCAAGACAGTAGATAGTCGATGGGGAGACCATCTAATCATGCTGGTGTCGTTGATGAAAACGAGTGGCGGAAGCGTGAGGAGAGGAAAAACATGCTGGCTTGGATCGAGGACATGGAAAATACCATGGGGAGATACAAGACACCACCGCCAACGGAAATCGTTCTGTACCCAGGTATGAGGATTTCTGTTTATTCTCCCGTGATGAGATTCTGTTTTGTTATCATATTGAGAAAGGTTATGCCAACATTTGACATGCATTGCTGAAAAGATTCGATCCTTCCTGAATTTGCTCCATTTTTATTGGCTTTTCGATACGTTTAATTTTTGTAGTTGATGCTTCTGGTTTTATAGAAGTTCTATAATTTGTTGAGTCCGGTACTAATCCTCTGACTAGTATACTTCTACCATTTGAAGATCTCATGGATAGAGCATGGGGATGGAGCAGGCTGGTGATCTATGAGGTGTCAGATACTATTGTTGAGTGGCCCACTTTTATGCAATATCTAAAGGAGTATTTCAATCGAAATGTTGCTTTTCTTTGCACCAGGAGTCAAGAAGCTGCCCGTTACGTAAGTTCTTCCTCCTGCCCATATATGTTGTAAGAAATACTGGTGCCCTAGCTTACCTTATTTGATAGATTGTGTTGCTAATAACTTCTTTGCATCGCTGCAAAACAATGGTGTCAAGTGTCTCAAGATGGAGAGGAGGTATCGCATGATTCATGCAAAAGATCTCAGTGCTGAAGACATAACCTTGAGCGACAGTATCCAGGAGCGAGCAATCTGTGTTTTCAACTCAGGGGTTAAATCGGTTGCTGCAACTGCTGGATTGATGGTATATGCCTGCCTAATAAATCAGATCAACCAGTGTTCTACTTAATTTATTCATTTTAGTTTTTGATGCTTATTAATTTGTTTGCGCTAATTGAGAAAACTCTTGTTTAAGTGTATGCCGGAGGAGGCCAAGCTGATGTCTGACTTGCAAAGAGATCATTTCAAGCACATATCCGTCTTTTCGAGCTATATCCGGCAGAGTGCCCTGCATCTTACGCACTACCAAGGGTCTGAATCTGATGTCATTGCTGCTTCCCTTCTGGTATGTATGCCCATGCCTCTACCAGAACAAACTGCATCTCGGTTATATATATCTAGCGAGACTTACTAATTTTGTCGCAACAATGGTTGGATTGAAGGGTACGATGAAGGAGACTATCTCTGTGCGTAGGTTGATGAATCGAGGGAACACCGACATCGGTGTAGAAGAATTAGAGTGTGGATTTATCCGAGAGGCTGTTGTTCCACTTCTAGAAAAACTTGAAAATTTCTTTGCTCGTGAAATTGCTGGTACAGTGGATGAGCATGCCAGTTCGCTTAGAGGGTATATTGATTTTCTTGTTTCTGTAATTGCACATATGTTTTTGGGGGAAAGTGTCTATGTCTATTTATTGTGCTTTACTGTTACTAGGGATAACAGTAGTGTTGAGGGATTCAAAGCTGAGAAATCGGAGAAGCCTATAAGGTATATTGAAATTTTGTTGGTTTTTTCTTGTTGAATTCATATTGCTTGGGGGAAGTGTTAACTTGTTGTGCTTTACTGTCATCAGAGACAGCACTGTGGTGGAGTTGAAACCCAATGCAAATGAAAAGCCAAAGGATACAAATGAACGTTGTGCAAAGAACAAGCTTGGAAAtggaaagaggaagaggaagaggaagagatcAAGAAGACCTAATTCCTTTTGTTGCTTATAAGGAAGTTTTAATTCCTTTTTTGTTGCCGAATTGCTGTGAACTGTTGACATAGCTTTGGCAGACATCTAAGCTATCCATTGTTAGTGCAACTTAATTAAATGGCCCTTTTCTAATTAATGTGATAATTAGCTTACATATTTTTAGTTGAATATGTCTTGATGACAAACATGTGATTTTTCTTCAATTCTGTTTTCAAGATTAGTGTGTGATTATATGCCTCTTATAAAACATAAAGCTGCGTCTATTTAATATGGATGGTTGACCTAGAACTAACTTTATTTTCTGCTTTGATGATGTCATCTGTTTTCATGTGTTATTCATGTGCAACTCGTAAAAAGGATGTGCAATTGCACACCCGTATGCAATTCTCATGTGCGCAAATCGTGATGCAAATTTAACGGTCCTAGGGTCGATCTAGAACTAACTTAATTCCCGGTCAATCTAGAACTAGCAAAAGAGATTTAATATTGTGCAAGACTCTTTTCTTATTACTATTAGCCCTTTCCTTTCTATTGATATATATGATTTCATGCTTACTCTATTAAACCTAAGGGCTTTACTGAACCACAGATAATGTACTTCAAAGGAGCAATGAACCAGGAAGTATTCTATGCAGTAATTGTCACCCGTCACTGTTTTCTCGTCGGCTAACACTTGGATCATCCTCAGCTGCGTTCCCCATAGCGTCCTCTAAAGGTACTTGGGGCGGGCCGGACAATTTTTCGTTCCCAGCCGCGCGCCCCAAAGCCTCCTTCCATCCGGCGCAGCCCAATACgacgtccggcgccccgagcctgtCCCCGGTCCACAAGAGATGCTCCGGGcgggccggacacaacgaaaagcgaggcggggagtggccggcccgacgcgtcagcgacaCATAAAAATTTGAACCCCCTCCCGCCACATCGCGCCTCTCCCGCCGCACATTTCTACGCTCCCAAAGGATTTCACCGCCTctcccgccgattcatttctccctcccGTCGTCGTTACTCTCTccctcccgccgccgctaccctctcccatCCATGGCGCCGCCAACAGGCCCCAAAAAAATGGCCAAGAAAGCGGATAccaagccgccgggcaatgaggCAGCGACGAAAGGGCCGAAGGCGtccttcgcgaagccgcggaaggcgccggcagCGAGGAAGAAGCCGGAAGGCTGGACCAACGAAAGGTGGGAGCAAGACTGTTTGCGGCGCAAGTTGTTGACGGCGGAGCGGAGGGGACGGTGGGTGGTGCAGCAGGAGAAGAAGTCGGTGGCGGCGCGTGTGCACCAGAAGGCGTTGGCCGCGTGTATCTCTGCTACCAACGCAAGCCCATGGAGTACATCGGGCAACCCACACATTTCGGGAGTGGTGTCCCCGTCGACACCCGATTTCTTCAACGATGGCCCTTctgccactcccgggtgcgtgacaccGAACTTGTCGCCGCGGTACgaggatgcgctgccgcatggcggcttcaaccccaacgcccttttctactccccggcgtacgaccCAGCACCCCAGCGCCAGCCAGGCCCCGTTGCAGACGGCGCCCCGTTCACTggccgcaggggtccgctcgaatTCGAGGGCGGCGgtagtgaggaggaggaggacgagggggaggacgaggggtggaggacgatgaagaggacgacgaggacgaggatgCCGCGGAGGATGCAGAGGATCTCATGGAGGTtgacgcggacggcgtgaggaagaagaaggcggcctcaggcacacgaggccccaagtggaaGGTTCTGGAGGATGAATGTCTCTTCGAGTCGTGGTCGACGGTGAGCCATCACTCCGTCATCGGCTCCAACCAAAAGTGCGGGAaatattgggcgaggatcaaggcggAGTTTGATGAGGGCAAGCTAGTCAACAAGGATTACCGCACGATGACAATGAAGAGGAtccaaaaggcaatgtcgacgcgctAGGTCATCATCTATGCATCggtgaacatgttccatgggttccaTAACGACCTCGAGAGCAGAGGCGATAGCGGCACGAATGTCAGCGATACGGTACGCCTCTTTCTACGAAAAGTTTTAGCGCCTAGTTTAATCACGATCTGATTGCGCTTCCTTTGGATTAATTCGACCGCGCCGTGGCGATGTACCGGAAGAACTCGGAAGGGTTTAGGCCTTTCGTGCTGCTGCATTGCTATAGCATTCTCAAGACGGAcgagaaatggcggttgacgcgTATTTCGTTGTCGAATGGGAAAGATGCCATTGATCTGGATGCACTCTCGCAACATTGGCAGGGCGTCCtatcggcaacaaggctgccTTGGCCGACGTAGCGACAACCCAGAAGATGCAGGCGTCGGTCACACGGTGCCTCGCCGAGGTCTCCTCGATCCTGCTCTCCCGCGACAAAAAGACCGACGAAAGGTGGGCgacgctgctcaagaggcaagaagaGAAGATGGAGCTCAAGAAATGCAAGGAGGGCATGTTCCTGCGGACCGCGTCGACAACTGGAATGTCTCCCCGGAtgcgggcggcgcacaacttctacaAAGGCATGATCCTCGACGACATTGAAGCTAAAATGGCGGCGGTCGAGGCAGCGGCAGCAACCCCACCCTCGAAGGCAGAGCAGGCACCGGCATGCGCGACAACGTCTGCTAGTACACCTGTGTTGGCGGCATCGGCATCTGCGTCGGCCTTGGCGTCAACGACGGAGCAGGCACACCGGGCAGAGCACGACGAGGTcgtcgtgatcgacgggcctacGTCGACTCAGGATGCTTCGTCGGCGTCGCcgaaccccttcttctaatttaggTTTAGCTTGCACCatcggtctgtaatatgatcacGCGTCCAGTACTTTGATCGCGGCTACTTCGATCGCGATGACTTCAACAGGAACGCTCTCTTTTGAATGTGAAccatttgaattttcttttttgggaccacgtttgggggacgtggctggggagcgacgtcccccaaacgcggcacgaagaaaacgtgtcccccaaacgctcgatccggtgaTGTTGGAGGGTcgctttggggacgcggctggagatgctcttagtttcgTAGTTAGGAGCCTTGATCATCTTAAGTCAAGACACCTCGAGAACCGTATGAAATATGCTATTTTCATGTACCATGCCGGATTATATTTTGTCATATCCTGTTGTGTTACTTCTCTGTTATTGATGAAGAGCAGAGTGTTTTACTTAACAGCTAGATGTGGTTCCTTCTTTTTTGCAAACtaagatgataccccgcgcgttgctgcggaaactTGTAGCATTGTTCTGTTAAACCTAATATTTTAAGTTAGAACTCTGTAAAATAATATCTTCTAATATACTTAAGGACACTACACAAATGGACCAAACCCAAATAGAGATTAATATATATGATGCAATTAATTGTTGGATTAGGTGGCAATGCTCACCATGAAGCTCATAACAGTATGAAATAGTTAACTCATGAGCGGTAGTATTAGAGGGAAATAACATAAGCTGAACTCAGTAGGGATATTAGTCCTGCAATGATTGCACGTTGAAGGACTTTAGTTACAAAAATATCTAATGGTCCCTCAGAAGAAAATTTCACTACACTGTAACTTGTCATTTTCCTCTTCCCAAAGCTCAGTTGCCGACCAAGATTGAAAACCTAAAATATTTGCTGCATGGATTATAGGTTGTCAAGTAGTACAAACATGTTCAAAGAATGGGAAAGGAACAAAGCATAGTGAATTTAAAATTTGAAATGGTTTGAGAACTCTACATGGAAAAAGGTAACTCGTAATGCAGTCTTGAATGCATGAGGTAGCCGGTTACATCACTTCAGCTTACAATAGATGAAAAAACACTGACTTATCAAATAACATACGACTTATCAAATAACATATATCGATCAAATAGCTTATGAATAAATTGACACAAATAAGTAAAGTGGCACATGTATTTCATATTTTCATTATTAGGAAATATAATTATCTGAAAACATAATAGTAGTGGTGAGACTGTTATAGTTTTATTGAAGAGAAATAAAAACATTTTATTGCTAAAGTGATACTTTAATCTCTTCTCTTCTCTGTAATGATTAGCAGGTATATGACAATACGTACATGTATTAATTGCTGAAGGAGTCAACGAACATAGAACTAAGAAAATCAGAAAAACCATGATTAGCGATCCGGTCAAATATAAATCAAGCTAAAATCTCTATTACATACCTTTGACTACAGTGCATACATTAGGTAACTTTCCAGCAAGAAGCAACTCCTTGGAGTCATCGGTGATATACCTGATGTTCAGGTAGAGGAcaaattttttcgataaagggaatatattaatatcaagaagataccaattacacccagcctctgcaacaacgcaccaccctaatggcactacggatgcacacagccaaaaaaaaaagaaaagaaaactaagaaacaaaagtcccgctacagtatctcgggcctaacaacagcaatacatccaccgctaagacaacacctgaattacagactctccaaaaaacgacgcctccaagaagggaacagtgctcaaacactgtcgtcgcccgatcaaagatcttaggttttcaccctgaa
Coding sequences within it:
- the LOC127338290 gene encoding uncharacterized protein, with the translated sequence MGRPSNHAGVVDENEWRKREERKNMLAWIEDMENTMGRYKTPPPTEIVLYPDLMDRAWGWSRLVIYEVSDTIVEWPTFMQYLKEYFNRNVAFLCTRSQEAARYCLKMERRYRMIHAKDLSAEDITLSDSIQERAICVFNSGVKSVAATAGLMCMPEEAKLMSDLQRDHFKHISVFSSYIRQSALHLTHYQGSESDVIAASLLGTMKETISVRRLMNRGNTDIGVEELECGFIREAVVPLLEKLENFFAREIAGTVDEHASSLRGDNSSVEGFKAEKSEKPIRDSTVVELKPNANEKPKDTNERCAKNKLGNGKRKRKRKRSRRPNSFCCL